A region from the Cydia amplana chromosome 7, ilCydAmpl1.1, whole genome shotgun sequence genome encodes:
- the LOC134649617 gene encoding uncharacterized protein LOC134649617, translated as MDPNFLLKDELEFELACRGVTIKSSVPVLKKLLRELMLGDTSGASGTGNKTVLGVSDKVTAELQTCASKLTVLSNYITEVVGKPDRNLFKRLVSRLYHVINRLSLVSSGSEAENEWQAELTQKAYSLLGKLEEQDDLTENEDLTEEDKKVLQETLGDVGQQIIVKLDSEREGTSKPKEVGLTKQVEEEARVNKGIDIREGQLGKAGSSRDKLIRTSTLDEDFSTRKLVPIAKWGIKFSGSNTSSVNAFIERVSELKEARNASDDDLWRCAIDFFEGDALIWYRANKEYAT; from the exons ATGGATCcgaactttttactaaaagatgAGCTGGAATTTGAACTTGCGTGCCGTGGGGTTACCATTAAAAGTTCTGTACCGGTATTGAAGAAGCTTCTCAGAGAACTCATGTTAGGTGATACGTCGGGGGCCTCCGGGACAGGTAATAAGACGGTGTTAGGGGTCAGTGACAAAGTAACCGCCGAATTACAAACATGTGCATCGAAGTTAACAGTTTTGAGCAATTATATAACAGAAGTCGTAGGGAAGCCTGaccgaaatttatttaaaaggttgGTGTCCAGATTATATCATGTTATTAACAGGTTAAGTCTCGTATCGTCTGGTTCAGAAGCTGAAAATGAGTGGCAGGCAGAAttaacacaaaaagcatactcCCTCTTAGGTAAGTTGGAGGAACAAGATGATTTGACAGAAAATGAAGACTTAACAGAAGAGGACAAGAAAGTGCTGCAGGAGACATTAGGAGACGTAGGGCAGCAGATTATAGTAAAGTTAGACAGCGAAAGAGAAGGCACATCTAAGCCAAAGGAGGTAGGCCTAACCAAGCAGGTGGAAGAGGAGGCACGGGTTAATAAAGGTATAGACATTAGAGAAGGTCAGTTGGGGAAGGCGGGGAGTAGCAGAGATAAACTCATACGAACATCTACCCTCGATGAAGACTTTTCCACACGTAAGCTTGTGCCAATCGCAAAATGGGGAATAAAGTTTTCAGGGAGCAATACCTCGAGTGTAAACGCCTTTATTGAGCGGGTCAGTGAACTTAAGGAAGCAAGAAATGCGTCTGATGACGATCTATGGAGGTGTGCGATAGATTTCTTTGAGGGTGACGCGTTGATATGGTATAGGGCTAACAAGGAGTATGCCACTT AG